Proteins encoded by one window of Leptolyngbya sp. FACHB-261:
- a CDS encoding DUF3095 domain-containing protein translates to MATHNFYSELPTLEHFIDITDSTNFVSVPNDWHIIVTDICKSTQAIESGRYKEVNLLGACSVVAVLNIAEEIEIPFVFGGDGATLLVPPVLLDKAQQALLATQELAIKQFGMELRVGIVPIWHLAETPHTVEIAKLKISEHYHQAIFTGGGLTQATNLVKDPNTTGLYKLNSKFVTPKADFGGLECRWQDITSKRGETVSLLVMATTPEVEQADSIYKAVIGKIQQIYGNEESLNPISVDNLNLTFSSQNLSQETRVRSGSSSFLHCQSYLSKIRLENALGSLLMQSKAKFGDINWGLYKKIVTATADYKKFDDMLRMVIAGNATQRKILTAYFEQQRRAGKLVYGLHVSNRALMTCLVFERNGRQVHFVDGADGGYTLAAKAMKQMMEQPEGDLISA, encoded by the coding sequence ATGGCCACGCATAATTTCTACTCCGAGTTGCCTACGTTAGAGCATTTTATTGATATAACCGATTCCACAAATTTTGTGTCTGTGCCCAATGATTGGCACATTATTGTTACCGATATTTGTAAATCTACCCAGGCGATTGAGTCAGGTCGTTACAAAGAAGTTAATTTGTTAGGCGCTTGTTCTGTTGTTGCTGTACTGAACATTGCCGAGGAAATTGAGATCCCGTTTGTGTTTGGTGGGGATGGCGCTACCCTTCTGGTTCCGCCGGTTTTGTTAGATAAAGCCCAACAGGCTTTGCTAGCAACTCAAGAATTGGCAATAAAGCAGTTCGGTATGGAATTGCGCGTAGGCATCGTGCCCATTTGGCACCTGGCAGAAACGCCTCACACTGTTGAGATTGCCAAACTCAAAATTTCTGAGCACTATCACCAAGCAATTTTTACTGGTGGTGGCTTAACCCAGGCAACCAATCTGGTCAAAGATCCAAATACCACTGGTTTATACAAACTCAATTCTAAATTTGTGACACCCAAAGCTGACTTCGGTGGTTTAGAATGCCGTTGGCAAGATATCACCAGCAAACGGGGCGAGACTGTCAGCTTGCTGGTCATGGCAACAACACCTGAAGTCGAGCAAGCCGACTCTATTTATAAAGCTGTTATTGGTAAAATTCAGCAGATTTATGGCAATGAAGAGTCTCTTAATCCGATCTCTGTTGATAATCTCAATTTGACATTCTCAAGCCAGAATCTTTCTCAGGAAACTAGAGTTCGTTCTGGGTCTAGTAGTTTTTTACATTGCCAGAGTTATCTATCAAAAATTAGGCTAGAGAATGCACTGGGCTCTCTGCTCATGCAATCCAAAGCTAAATTCGGCGATATCAACTGGGGACTGTATAAAAAAATCGTAACAGCCACAGCGGATTACAAAAAATTTGATGACATGCTACGCATGGTCATTGCTGGTAACGCCACCCAACGCAAAATCCTAACGGCTTATTTCGAACAACAGCGTCGAGCGGGTAAGCTCGTCTACGGTTTACATGTTTCTAACCGGGCTCTCATGACCTGCCTTGTCTTCGAGCGCAATGGTCGGCAAGTGCATTTTGTCGATGGTGCTGATGGGGGTTATACCTTAGCGGCCAAAGCTATGAAACAGATGATGGAGCAGCCTGAAGGTGATCTGATCAGCGCCTAG
- a CDS encoding Uma2 family endonuclease translates to MTTLTGQSFQIEYPEADGEPMAESDPARDYLIYGVEALDIYFQSRRNVYVSGNLFIYYQQGDPSAVVSPDVFVVFGVSKRKRRSYQLWREGNKAPAFVLEVTSRTTRKQDEEEKPKLYAQLGVQEYFQYDPVGDYLQPQLKGSRLIDGQYQAIETQTLSPPRMGMSEVISLHSQVLGLDLRLEEPGFAVAIGSAQAIAEMPRELRFYDPQTNEKLLSHRESEQARQLAEQAQAQAEQAQAQAEQAQIQAEQALQSEAQARRAAVPRLRAMGLNVEQIAQALELPVAEVERMASMGESDGNPVTS, encoded by the coding sequence ATGACAACGCTAACAGGTCAATCCTTCCAAATTGAATATCCCGAAGCTGACGGTGAACCTATGGCGGAGAGCGATCCGGCTCGCGATTACCTGATTTATGGCGTTGAGGCTCTAGACATCTATTTTCAGAGCCGCAGAAACGTCTACGTGTCTGGCAATCTGTTTATCTACTACCAACAGGGCGATCCCTCTGCGGTCGTGTCTCCCGATGTGTTTGTGGTATTTGGCGTAAGTAAACGCAAACGTCGCAGCTATCAACTCTGGCGCGAGGGCAACAAGGCTCCAGCCTTTGTCCTGGAAGTTACATCGAGGACGACTCGTAAACAGGATGAGGAAGAGAAGCCCAAGCTCTACGCTCAGTTAGGCGTGCAGGAGTACTTCCAATACGATCCAGTCGGCGATTATTTGCAGCCTCAGTTAAAAGGCTCGCGCTTAATAGATGGGCAATATCAAGCCATTGAGACGCAAACACTGTCCCCTCCCAGAATGGGAATGTCAGAGGTTATTTCGCTGCATAGCCAGGTGCTAGGGCTGGATTTACGGCTGGAGGAGCCCGGCTTTGCTGTTGCTATCGGCTCCGCTCAGGCTATCGCTGAGATGCCAAGAGAACTGCGCTTCTACGACCCACAGACCAATGAAAAGCTCTTAAGCCATCGAGAATCTGAACAGGCTCGGCAACTGGCTGAACAAGCCCAAGCGCAAGCCGAACAAGCCCAAGCGCAAGCCGAACAAGCCCAGATCCAGGCTGAACAGGCCCTCCAGTCAGAAGCCCAAGCCCGACGCGCAGCAGTTCCCAGACTGCGGGCCATGGGTCTGAACGTAGAGCAGATTGCACAGGCCCTGGAGTTACCTGTAGCAGAAGTCGAGCGGATGGCGTCAATGGGTGAAAGTGATGGAAATCCTGTAACCTCCTGA